A stretch of Triticum aestivum cultivar Chinese Spring chromosome 1D, IWGSC CS RefSeq v2.1, whole genome shotgun sequence DNA encodes these proteins:
- the LOC123162148 gene encoding RING-H2 finger protein ATL70-like: MSTRDPASSGAPHGLFGSSGVGGFGYGLAVSVGILLVVSTIAFAVYLCCARASSMPVADARGIPAPAPPRRGNGDVELGGIDAATLEAYPAVVYREARKPASEEQQAACCAVCLERYADSDVVRVLPDCGHLFHRGCVDPWLRQRPTCPVCRTSPLPSPVPTPLAEVTPLALAR; the protein is encoded by the coding sequence ATGAGCACCCGTGACCCGGCTTCGTCCGGCGCCCCGCACGGCCTGTTCGGGTCGAGCGGCGTCGGCGGGTTCGGCTACGGGCTCGCCGTCTCCGTCGGCATCCTCCTCGTCGTCTCCACCATCGCCTTCGCCGTCTACCTCTGCTGCGCCCGCGCCTCGTCCATGCCGGTGGCCGACGCCCGCGGGattccggcgccggcgccgccccgccgcggcaACGGCGACGTGGAGCTCGGCGGCATCGACGCGGCGACGCTGGAGGCGTACCCGGCGGTTGTCTACAGGGAGGCGAGGAAGCCGGCGTCAGAGGAGCAGCAGGCGGCGTGCTGCGCCGTGTGCCTGGAGAGGTACGCGGACAGCGACGTGGTCCGGGTGCTGCCGGACTGCGGCCACCTGTTCCACCGCGGGTGCGTCGACCCGTGGCTCCGGCAGCGGCCCACGTGCCCGGTGTGCCGGACGTCGCCTCTGCCCAGCCCCGTGCCGACGCCGCTCGCCGAGGTGACGCCGCTGGCGCTGGCGAGGTAA
- the LOC780602 gene encoding 60S ribosomal protein L2, mitochondrial gives MQKFKTLAKALTGKTVTAGRNSSGRITSFHRGGGSKRSLRDIDLKRNTCSVGIVERIEYDPNRSSRIALLRWIEGVPQKDPAYKAERAPVNYIIASHQMEPGSMVVNSDSSKPSTTGSLMRPAHNANSILRFQELFRKASQEGEEGTDDQAKDAAVPAAAPLMPADLLDLNSKVGNCMPLSDIRMGTWVHSIELRHGQGAKLVRAAGAYAKVVKESATQCLVRLPSGVEKLIDSRCRATIGIVSNPTHGARKLRKAGHSRWLGRRPVVRGVAMNPVDHPHGGGEGRTKGGRPSVSPWGKPTKAGYRTVPKKPKAQLSRD, from the coding sequence ATGCAGAAGTTCAAGACCTTGGCCAAGGCCTTGACCGGCAAGACCGTCACCGCCGGGAGGAACTCTTCTGGGCGAATCACTTCTTTTCACCGAGGGGGTGGATCCAAGCGATCGCTTAGGGACATTGACCTCAAAAGGAACACTTGCTCGGTTGGCATTGTGGAAAGGATTGAGTATGACCCTAACCGTTCTTCTCGGATCGCTCTTCTCCGATGGATCGAAGGGGTACCACAGAAGGATCCAGCATACAAGGCCGAGCGTGCACCTGTCAATTACATAATAGCCAGCCATCAAATGGAACCGGGCAGCATGGTGGTGAACAGCGACTCCTCCAAACCCTCCACGACCGGCTCCTTGATGCGGCCTGCCCACAATGCCAATTCCATCCTTCGGTTCCAAGAGCTGTTCCGCAAAGCCAGCCAAGAAGGCGAAGAGGGCACTGATGATCAAGCAAAGGATGCGGCGGTTCCTGCAGCAGCACCGCTCATGCCAGCCGATCTACTGGACCTCAATTCCAAGGTGGGAAACTGCATGCCGTTGTCCGACATCCGCATGGGAACATGGGTGCACAGCATCGAACTGCGTCATGGCCAGGGGGCGAAGCTCGTCCGGGCCGCTGGAGCCTACGCCAAGGTGGTCAAGGAGTCGGCCACGCAGTGCCTTGTGCGGCTGCCGTCGGGCGTCGAGAAGCTGATCGACTCCCGGTGCCGAGCCACCATCGGCATCGTCTCCAACCCCACCCATGGTGCACGGAAGCTGAGGAAGGCGGGGCACAGCCGGTGGCTGGGCAGGCGCCCGGTTGTCCGTGGTGTCGCGATGAACCCGGTGGATCATCCCCATGGAGGAGGCGAGGGGCGCACCAAGGGCGGCAGGCCGTCGGTGTCGCCCTGGGGGAAGCCCACCAAGGCTGGGTATCGGACCGTgccgaagaagccaaaggctcagcTGTCCCGGGACTGA
- the LOC123162159 gene encoding uncharacterized protein — MALANIAVVLGSGYLSTILTGGDAKKVPIIGDTLAHFVKNNGKHGRDGSSDQLASQLDSIRDEIQRAVRRRDENVTVISDTSGSGSYTMSAIVVAGLIGYAYVRWKGWKISDMMWVTKRGLADACDVVGKQLDGVSNTVQVTKKHLSGRIDRVDANLDETQEIIEGTRDEVAVIHVDLSAFQKELQEVSRTVEIWGSRLSGIEDTQDRTVRATEALVGFSQQLEHGQNPNIRQVSSFLPALGSSSEQKIKILPQSPLVSLQTVASVAEPSEDESQDNHKALPSSEGSMRWKLPGLGLSFLRSSSDV, encoded by the exons ATGGCGCTCGCCAACATCGCCGTCGTGCTCGGCTCCG GATATCTCAGCACTATTCTTACGGGAGGCGACGCCAAGAAAGTCCCTATCATCGGGGACACGCTTGCCCAT TTTGTGAAGAACAATGGAAAGCACGGCAGAGACGGCAGCAGCGATCAGTTGGCGTCTCAG CTCGACAGTATCAGGGATGAGATACAGCGAGCCGTACGCCGCAGAGACGAGAATGTTACGGTTATCTCCGACACATCAG GGTCCGGTTCGTATACCATGTCAGCAATTGTTGTTGCTGGGCTTATCGGCTACGCATACGTCAGGTGGAAG GGTTGGAAGATTTCTGACATGATGTGGGTGACGAAGCGGGGTCTAGCCGATGCCTGCGATGTCGTGGGAAAACAGTTAGATGGTGTTTCAAATACAGTACAG GTTACTAAGAAACATCTTTCCGGGAGGATCGACCGGGTCGATGCTAATCTAGACGAAACACAAGAAATTATCGAAGGGACAAGGGATGAG GTCGCAGTGATCCATGTGGATCTGAGCGCCTTTCAGAAGGAGCTCCAAGAAGTCAGCCGTACTGTTGAAATATGG GGGTCAAGGCTGTCCGGTATCGAGGACACCCAG GATCGCACTGTCCGTGCGACAGAAGCGTTGGTTGGGTTCAGCCAACAACTGGAACATGGCCAGAATCCCAATATTCGCCAG GTCTCATCGTTCCTTCCAGCTCTAGGATCCTCATCAGAGCAAAAGATCAAAATT TTGCCGCAGTCTCCTCTTGTATCTCTTCAAACGGTCGCATCAGTAGCCGAGCCTAGCGAGGACGAAAGCCAG GACAACCACAAGGCGTTGCCCTCGAGTGAAGGAAGCATGAGGTGGAAGCTACCTGGACTTGGGCTTAGCTTTCTAAGGAGTTCATCCGATGTATAG